A window from Salvia miltiorrhiza cultivar Shanhuang (shh) chromosome 2, IMPLAD_Smil_shh, whole genome shotgun sequence encodes these proteins:
- the LOC131008847 gene encoding PLASMODESMATA CALLOSE-BINDING PROTEIN 3-like — protein MASLVLMALLLAMAGHSSATWCVCKDGLSDQVLQKALDYACGAGADCNPIHQSGPCFQPNTVRAHCSYAANSYFQKNRQQATACDFNGAATISASDPSISGCAYPATASASSTPTTTTPGTTTPVSGTTGTSTGNSPVMTNPNTGVLGGPNNGLGPSGMNTDMSDAGIRLPNAVFLCFSVVLAFSALVFW, from the exons ATGGCTTCTTTGGTTCTTATGGCTCTCCTTTTGGCCATGGCTGGTCACTCCA gTGCGACATGGTGCGTGTGCAAGGACGGGTTAAGTGATCAAGTGCTGCAGAAGGCTCTCGACTACGCATGCGGAGCCGGGGCGGACTGCAACCCGATCCATCAAAGCGGACCCTGTTTCCAACCCAACACCGTTAGGGCTCACTGCAGCTACGCCGCCAACAGCTATTTCCAGAAGAATCGCCAACAAGCCACCGCTTGCGATTTTAACGGCGCTGCTACCATCTCCGCTTCCGATCCTA GCATATCTGGTTGTGCATATCCTGCAACTGCAAG TGCGTCCAGCACCCCCACGACCACCACCCCGGGGACTACGACTCCGGTCTCCGGGACAACCGGCACCAGCACCGGCAACTCACCGGTCATGACAAACCCTAACACTGGTGTGCTAGGAGGCCCAAACAACGGCCTTGGCCCGTCAGGAATGAACACTGACATGAGTGATGCAGGGATCCGGCTTCCCAACGCCGTCTTCCTCTGCTTCTCCGTAGTCCTCGCCTTCTCGGCACTTGTTTTCTGGTGA